Proteins encoded in a region of the Ornithodoros turicata isolate Travis chromosome 3, ASM3712646v1, whole genome shotgun sequence genome:
- the LOC135389809 gene encoding neprilysin-1-like has protein sequence MDESIPTPGSTKGPPKPHIPLESLLPEALTQHGEFPLFSDLPSMTPRSYEDIPSLSESMAGDFDRRDNYNKYHAVETYRTLCVVGLILLVLLTFLLTLLNRAFASLGASVNQCETDACKAYALRLEDSMNSSIDPCEDFHGFVCGKYYSAHMMTVRDEAFDDFVKRVTKLAVEVVVNNNTEQSATQKAALFFQSCVNVLEGSGNELSQIIGILTDAGIVWPRNSPNPDVVATTLYLSANWLWQGFVLVQWTSLSGNPALSVTPSEYLRELLRHRELLFKQDKYFEYFRVLYQAFEPTGVTQELVYTDLRDIEDRVLNLFEDKLNEPRFTVVTPMCQFNLTEPEIPKERWLEGFRKYFSNPSARDPQVVVTHVAFLELLATLIRKVSEPKLHFYLGWTVVQRIALLANQELIANFYSGWQAAKASHKFFCFHLTQERMGVAFLSTYVSEIASPDVLIDIEKIVRSTRQSFRDSLRNTSYKDGIVGAPYNNQTPDSVTEYFKAFLEERVNVTFSAFGNMSSSLVDNYKTAVDGLRNTPLTALVVPEHYKTTDDKDLVVYHSNRDFVLAPITLHVPYYDVMAPTAIRYAAFGSIVARSMLKIFIEEVPKWDTKSRLRLKHTAACLSGNNTDLHESTTSLTAYERQIVVESTAVNILWKAAVASGALADAGITWVRPNKLFFIVWCYFLCDREPDVGHVCNVALQNMPSFASAYQCTSKNAMVRSNACKVFPS, from the coding sequence ATGGACGAATCCATTCCTACCCCCGGCTCTACAAAGGGTCCTCCAAAACCGCACATACCCCTGGAGAGCCTCCTACCAGAAGCCCTGACGCAACATGGCGAATTCCCGTTGTTTTCAGACCTACCTTCCATGACCCCGAGATCTTACGAAGACATCCCATCCCTGTCGGAAAGTATGGCCGGGGACTTCGATCGCAGAGACAACTACAACAAGTACCACGCCGTCGAAACCTATCGTACTCTCTGCGTTGTTGGCCTCATCCTTCTCGTCCTGCTCACCTTCTTGTTGACGCTTCTGAACCGAGCCTTCGCATCGCTCGGTGCCAGCGTCAACCAGTGCGAGACAGACGCCTGCAAGGCCTATGCGTTGCGCCTGGAGGACAGCATGAACAGTTCCATCGACCCCTGCGAGGACTTTCACGGTTTCGTCTGCGGGAAATATTACAGCGCCCATATGATGACTGTTCGTGACGAGGCCTTCGACGATTTCGTCAAGAGAGTGACCAAATTGGCCGTTGAGGTGGTAGTCAACAACAATACGGAACAGAGCGCCACTCAGAAGGCTGCTCTCTTCTTCCAGTCGTGCGTCAACGTGCTGGAAGGTAGCGGCAATGAACTGAGCCAAATCATTGGGATCCTCACCGATGCTGGCATCGTCTGGCCGAGGAATTCGCCAAACCCCGACGTAGTCGCAACGACTCTCTACCTCTCGGCTAACTGGCTGTGGCAAGGCTTCGTCCTGGTACAGTGGACTAGCCTCTCCGGAAATCCGGCACTGAGTGTGACACCGTCCGAATACTTACGCGAACTCTTGAGGCACAGAGAGCTGTTGTTTAAGCAAGATAAATACTTCGAGTATTTTCGGGTCCTCTACCAGGCTTTCGAACCGACGGGAGTCACGCAGGAACTCGTTTATACGGACCTGCGAGACATTGAGGATCGCGTGCTGAACCTATTTGAAGATAAACTAAACGAGCCTCGATTCACCGTCGTCACGCCGATGTGTCAGTTCAACCTCACCGAGCCCGAGATTCCGAAAGAAAGATGGCTGGAAGGGTTCAGGAAGTACTTCTCCAACCCTTCAGCCAGAGACCCTCAGGTAGTCGTAACGCATGTAGCTTTCCTCGAACTGCTCGCAACGCTAATACGCAAGGTATCTGAACCGAAACTGCACTTTTACCTCGGCTGGACAGTTGTGCAGAGGATTGCGCTTCTGGCCAACCAGGAGCTCATAGCCAACTTCTATTCTGGCTGGCAAGCAGCGAAGGCCAGTCACAAGTTCTTCTGTTTCCATTTGACCCAAGAACGGATGGGCGTAGCGTTCTTGTCCACTTACGTCAGTGAGATAGCCTCTCCGGATGTTCTAATTGATATCGAGAAGATCGTGCGTAGTACTCGGCAGTCCTTCCGCGATTCCCTCCGGAACACTTCTTACAAGGACGGTATCGTCGGCGCCCCGTACAACAACCAGACTCCCGATTCGGTCACCGAGTACTTCAAGGCGTTCCTCGAAGAAAGAGTCAACGTCACCTTCTCAGCCTTCGGGAACATGTCGTCTAGCCTCGTGGACAACTACAAGACCGCAGTGGACGGATTGAGAAACACGCCGCTGACTGCGCTCGTCGTACCAGAGCATTATAAGACAACCGACGACAAAGACCTCGTGGTATATCACTCAAACAGGGACTTCGTGCTGGCACCTATTACCTTGCATGTCCCCTACTACGATGTTATGGCACCGACGGCCATAAGGTACGCCGCGTTCGGGTCGATAGTGGCAAGGTCTATGTTGAAGATATTCATAGAAGAGGTTCCTAAGTGGGACACAAAGTCTCGGCTGCGCTTGAAACACACGGCAGCTTGTCTTTCGGGGAACAACACGGATCTCCACGAATCCACGACGTCTTTGACCGCTTACGAGCGTCAAATCGTCGTCGAATCGACAGCCGTCAATATTCTGTGGAAGGCAGCCGTAGCCAGCGGGGCCTTGGCGGATGCGGGGATTACGTGGGTGAGGCCCAACAAGCTGTTCTTCATAGTGTGGTGTTATTTCTTGTGCGACAGAGAACCGGACGTGGGTCATGTCTGCAACGTAGCGCTCCAAAATATGCCGAGCTTTGCGAGCGCCTACCAGTGTACCAGCAAGAATGCCATGGTGCGAAGCAATGCGTGCAAAGTATTTCCGAGCTGA